A region of uncultured Carboxylicivirga sp. DNA encodes the following proteins:
- a CDS encoding glycoside hydrolase family 88 protein has translation MNRLVFFVSIVLSSCSLVSQELPTKSEIINDMKKANDYWQMNNSTNIRSFWDHAAYHTGNMAAYQLTGINRYKKYSMDWAEYNEWKGAKSDIKENWKYSYGESDDYVLFGDWQICFQTYIDLYNLSETKDENMIARAREVMEYEMSTENNDYWWWADGLYMVMPVMTKLYNVTGNDLYLTKLYEYFKYAQSIMYDEETGLFFRDAKYVYPAHTSVNGFKDFWARGDGWVFAGLAKIIEDMPEDYEHRDEFISIYTKMAVSLKDCQQEEGYWTRSMLDPEHAPGPETSGTAFFTFGFAWGINNGYLDEATYLPTVKKSWSYLHNTALQADGRVGYVQPIGEKAIPGQIVDENSTADFGVGAFLLAASQMVHLAEGEMPEVPMVYMDSVKVVDENTLMVYFNEELEQTSAETAANYSIDQVSVISSNLDVSKKKVITLNFNSLSLGDHYLSIENIQGISGNKVEAGEYIGFSYFGSYTITASSFESGTDNNAEKAMDGSLDTRWSAFGEGEWLQFDMGKEKTVTSVDLAFFKGNERQGYFSIQLSTDGENFSTVYSGSSSGTTLELENYDFADQLAKYVRIIGMGNNSNAWNSITEVKINTETATDINSTAYSEGWKVFPNPYKSGLLTINTPYTEEQFWNLSIFDLSGKQVFSGKKLPGFDGAFSVSNLSLTKGLYQLLVSNSIKNITLGLVVQ, from the coding sequence ATGAATAGATTAGTGTTTTTTGTTTCAATAGTATTATCGTCGTGTAGTTTGGTATCACAGGAATTGCCAACGAAAAGCGAAATTATTAATGACATGAAAAAAGCCAATGATTATTGGCAAATGAATAATTCAACCAATATAAGATCATTTTGGGATCATGCAGCTTATCATACAGGTAACATGGCAGCCTATCAGTTAACTGGCATCAATCGATATAAAAAATATTCGATGGATTGGGCTGAGTATAATGAGTGGAAAGGTGCTAAATCTGATATCAAGGAGAATTGGAAATATTCATACGGAGAGTCTGATGATTATGTGCTTTTTGGTGACTGGCAAATTTGTTTTCAGACTTACATCGATTTGTACAATCTATCAGAGACGAAAGATGAAAATATGATTGCCCGTGCACGTGAGGTGATGGAGTATGAAATGAGTACTGAGAATAATGATTACTGGTGGTGGGCTGATGGTTTATATATGGTAATGCCAGTAATGACAAAATTATATAATGTTACAGGTAATGATTTGTACCTTACTAAGTTGTATGAATACTTCAAATATGCTCAAAGCATTATGTATGATGAAGAAACGGGGCTGTTCTTTAGAGATGCAAAATATGTATATCCTGCACATACATCAGTAAACGGTTTTAAAGATTTTTGGGCTCGTGGCGATGGCTGGGTATTTGCCGGATTGGCTAAAATAATTGAAGATATGCCTGAGGATTATGAACACCGTGATGAATTTATTTCGATATACACTAAAATGGCTGTCAGTTTAAAAGATTGTCAGCAGGAAGAAGGTTACTGGACTCGCAGTATGTTGGATCCAGAGCATGCTCCGGGACCTGAAACAAGCGGTACAGCATTCTTTACATTTGGTTTTGCCTGGGGAATAAATAATGGTTACCTCGATGAAGCTACCTATTTACCAACAGTTAAAAAATCGTGGTCTTATCTTCATAATACAGCTTTACAGGCTGATGGTAGGGTAGGATATGTTCAACCTATCGGAGAAAAGGCTATTCCGGGCCAGATTGTTGATGAGAATTCAACAGCTGACTTTGGTGTTGGTGCTTTCTTACTGGCAGCATCGCAGATGGTTCATCTTGCAGAAGGTGAGATGCCTGAAGTACCAATGGTATATATGGATTCAGTTAAGGTGGTTGATGAAAATACTTTGATGGTATATTTCAACGAAGAACTAGAGCAGACTTCAGCTGAAACAGCGGCTAACTATTCGATTGATCAGGTGAGTGTGATAAGTTCCAATCTTGATGTAAGTAAAAAAAAAGTCATAACCTTAAATTTTAACAGTCTGTCCCTTGGAGATCATTATCTCTCCATAGAAAATATTCAGGGGATTTCAGGAAATAAAGTAGAAGCCGGTGAATACATCGGCTTTTCTTATTTTGGATCTTATACTATTACTGCAAGCAGTTTTGAGTCAGGTACAGATAATAATGCCGAAAAAGCCATGGATGGCAGCTTGGACACCCGTTGGTCTGCTTTTGGTGAAGGAGAGTGGCTGCAGTTTGATATGGGAAAGGAAAAAACGGTTACTTCAGTAGACCTGGCTTTTTTTAAAGGGAATGAACGTCAGGGATATTTTTCTATTCAGTTATCAACTGATGGAGAGAATTTTAGCACTGTTTATAGTGGATCGTCAAGTGGTACTACTCTTGAATTGGAAAACTATGATTTTGCAGATCAATTGGCTAAATATGTAAGAATAATAGGAATGGGAAACAATTCGAATGCCTGGAACAGTATTACCGAGGTTAAAATAAATACTGAAACGGCAACAGATATTAATAGTACTGCTTATTCTGAAGGATGGAAAGTGTTTCCAAATCCTTATAAGTCAGGTTTACTAACTATTAACACTCCATATACAGAAGAACAATTCTGGAATTTGTCAATATTTGATTTAAGCGGTAAGCAAGTTTTTAGTGGTAAAAAGTTGCCTGGTTTCGATGGTGCTTTTTCTGTTTCTAATTTAAGTTTAACAAAAGGATTATATCAATTATTGGTTAGTAATAGTATCAAAAATATTACACTTGGTTTAGTTGTACAATAA
- a CDS encoding glycoside hydrolase family 43 protein gives MRLFKKLSAGLFLGAILSAGCTMIGNNNAQEISESFKPGELWLDSDSVHINAHGGGLLYHEGTYYWYGEHKTSGRGGNTSLLGLRCYSSDDLYNWKNEGIALASVDDPESEITHGCVMERPKVIYNATIKQFIMWFHLELKGQGYAAARTALAVSDTPTGPFTYVKSTRVNANVWPLDASQVMKSHSGETKYDWWTPEWRKEVEDGLFVALNFKEGQMSRDMTLFVDDDGTAYHIHSAEENLTLHISELTPDYKDFTGKWIRVAPGGHNEAPAVFKHQNKYYMITSGCTGWDPNEARLMVADSMMGPWEYKGNPCQGKDAELTFHSQSTYVLPVAGKKDVFIFMGDRWMPRNPIDGRYIWLPVIFENNLPVIKWYDQWDLSFFDKEI, from the coding sequence ATGCGTTTATTTAAGAAATTATCTGCTGGTTTATTTTTAGGAGCAATTTTATCAGCAGGATGCACGATGATTGGAAATAATAATGCACAAGAAATATCTGAATCCTTTAAACCGGGAGAGTTATGGTTGGATTCAGATAGTGTTCATATTAATGCGCATGGTGGTGGCCTGCTTTATCATGAAGGAACTTATTATTGGTATGGTGAACACAAAACTTCAGGAAGAGGTGGAAATACCAGTTTATTAGGACTTCGTTGTTATTCATCTGATGATTTATATAACTGGAAGAATGAAGGAATAGCTTTGGCTTCAGTTGATGATCCGGAATCAGAAATAACTCATGGTTGTGTAATGGAGCGACCAAAGGTAATTTATAATGCCACAATCAAGCAATTTATTATGTGGTTTCATCTCGAATTAAAAGGTCAGGGATATGCTGCTGCCCGAACAGCCTTAGCTGTTAGCGATACTCCTACCGGACCATTCACCTATGTAAAGAGTACAAGAGTAAATGCCAATGTATGGCCTTTGGATGCCTCACAAGTAATGAAATCGCACTCAGGTGAAACAAAGTATGATTGGTGGACGCCCGAATGGAGAAAAGAAGTGGAAGATGGCCTGTTTGTGGCTCTCAATTTTAAAGAAGGACAGATGTCGCGTGATATGACATTGTTTGTTGATGATGATGGAACGGCATATCATATTCATTCAGCAGAAGAGAATCTTACATTACATATATCAGAGTTAACACCCGATTATAAAGATTTTACAGGAAAGTGGATTCGTGTTGCTCCTGGAGGACATAATGAGGCTCCTGCAGTTTTTAAGCACCAGAATAAATACTACATGATTACATCGGGTTGCACAGGTTGGGATCCGAATGAAGCACGTTTGATGGTGGCTGATTCAATGATGGGACCATGGGAGTACAAGGGTAATCCTTGTCAGGGAAAAGATGCAGAATTGACATTTCATTCCCAGAGTACTTATGTTTTGCCTGTTGCGGGTAAGAAAGATGTATTTATCTTTATGGGAGACAGGTGGATGCCTCGCAATCCCATTGATGGACGTTATATTTGGTTACCTGTCATATTTGAAAATAATCTGCCTGTAATTAAATGGTATGATCAGTGGGATTTGTCTTTTTTTGATAAAGAAATTTAG
- a CDS encoding two-component regulator propeller domain-containing protein, with product MYRFQLIVFLSILSFSIKAQRIFEFDKLSIKDGFSSSRANSIIQDKNGYIWIGTWNGLNRYDGYEVKEYIPDFRDSATLSNREVVSLCEGRDDNLWIGTTSGLNCLNLKTNRIHSYPFQNRIISLMEDDEGDIWIGTTNGGLHILYTKTGEIRQYLGNYTISDICQDSRGLFWLATYNGLIRFDKKNQSNRFYYHDEDDENSISNNTVTQVKESADGKLWIGTWGGGLNRIEVYPEVDSLHVTHYNSNPRNGNFPSNVIYRIFIDDFQNIWCGTWSSGLILIEVKEQKKDPADIVISHYKQDANDLSSLSGNNISSLFVDRTGILWVGAAQIDRTSIVQNGINRFKIEGKTAGKFAFRNVRSFAQQDEYIWAGTSVELKLYKKNNEGYEYVKDIPDFSYQHNGYNFASSSIVSLEYNKHGLWVGTDDAGLIFYPGKSAVEKKNPSFSYFNTVTNPALPSNKINVLKSSRKNENILWVGTQQNGVAKLTYQDNKVTTEFIYGGSDNKHLSDNNIRTIYEDRDGFVWIGTQNGLNCYDPKTAEIKKYFHSFHEANAINDNVINVLYEDQSGNLWVGTNSGLNRKYIDRLPDGTEKVAFESYPHAAEIGNSIITNILEDESGLLWIKPYRGIVKFSPQRERVIKSYMTKEYLTLSVETNAGLRTSDGKIFLGEDEGFIYFYPDSLFKNSMAPKVCITDCIVLNQSVLNHKNRERILGDTIVNSVPFLDDLHFSYKDQVITFMFSAMDYKDPKRNVYAYFLEGYDNIWNEVGTRNSATYTNIPPGDYIFHVNAANSDGHWSEEAYSIRFSITPPWWKTIWALIGYAIIIIATLYFFKEYSLIQVREKSRIKLELLQKEKEQHLNELKTLFFTDITHEFRTPLTLIQGPAEELKKLGKESPYMVKQADLILKNTNRLLRLINQLMDFRKIDRGKMDLQLQVCNVSQLMKDLYDSYKGMAETRGIDLELEMTQDKLMAYVDGDKLEKIMYNLVSNAFKYSDDNGEITIRAAIEKDEEDKEVLAIEVEDDGIGIDEENKKRIFERFFQTHQKRTHSTGGIGLYLSKTFVEQHGGTIDVDSDYGQGSCFRVVIPTRGDELISHMSDDPIPTKAEFDVEVNELENVPVVMPHESGKVFDVLIVEDDSDLNDFIVSGLSNEFNVVGVFNGNEGYAQAKALNPDIIVTDVMMPGIDGFEMCRQIRSDISTSHIPVIFLTAKTMAEDEIRGLELGAIDYIHKPFNINALQLKVHNILQGRKKLHEHIRKEQILEPENIELTSLDEKLLKDAVDAVNKYLDDPTFDVVKFSEVIGLSANQAYRKIKALTGQTVKEFIRNQRLKTAASLLLQKKRSISEIIYMVGFSSPSYFTRCFKEFYKCTPKEYIANDGKIDQA from the coding sequence ATGTATCGGTTTCAATTAATAGTATTTCTCTCCATATTAAGTTTCAGTATCAAGGCTCAAAGAATTTTTGAATTTGATAAGTTATCGATTAAAGATGGTTTTTCATCCAGCAGGGCTAATTCAATTATTCAGGATAAGAATGGTTATATATGGATTGGTACCTGGAATGGCTTGAATAGATATGATGGATATGAAGTGAAGGAGTATATCCCTGATTTTCGTGATTCTGCTACGCTAAGTAACCGAGAGGTAGTTTCGTTATGTGAAGGTAGGGATGATAATCTTTGGATTGGAACGACTTCGGGATTAAATTGTCTGAATCTCAAAACCAACCGAATACATTCGTATCCATTCCAGAACAGAATCATTTCTTTAATGGAAGATGATGAAGGTGATATTTGGATTGGTACAACAAATGGTGGTCTGCATATTTTATACACCAAAACAGGTGAGATAAGGCAATATTTGGGTAATTACACGATTAGTGATATTTGCCAGGATTCGAGAGGTTTGTTTTGGCTGGCAACATACAATGGGTTAATTCGATTTGATAAAAAAAATCAGAGCAATCGGTTTTATTATCACGATGAAGATGATGAAAACTCAATTAGTAATAATACGGTTACCCAGGTCAAAGAAAGTGCAGACGGTAAACTGTGGATAGGAACATGGGGAGGAGGATTAAACAGAATAGAGGTTTATCCTGAAGTAGATAGTTTACATGTCACTCATTATAACTCTAATCCCAGAAACGGTAATTTCCCCTCTAATGTTATTTATCGGATTTTTATTGATGATTTTCAGAATATCTGGTGTGGAACATGGAGTTCTGGTTTAATTCTGATAGAAGTGAAGGAACAGAAGAAAGATCCTGCAGATATTGTAATATCGCATTATAAACAGGATGCCAATGATCTAAGTAGTTTGTCAGGTAATAATATATCTTCCTTATTTGTCGATCGAACAGGAATACTCTGGGTGGGTGCTGCTCAGATTGACAGAACATCTATTGTGCAGAATGGAATTAACCGCTTTAAAATAGAGGGGAAAACAGCCGGCAAGTTTGCTTTTCGAAATGTTCGTTCCTTTGCACAGCAGGATGAGTATATATGGGCAGGTACTTCAGTTGAATTAAAACTCTACAAAAAAAATAATGAAGGGTATGAATATGTGAAAGACATACCTGATTTTTCTTATCAGCATAACGGTTATAATTTTGCTTCCAGTTCAATTGTGTCATTGGAGTATAATAAACATGGATTGTGGGTTGGAACCGATGATGCAGGTTTGATTTTTTATCCGGGAAAGAGTGCTGTGGAAAAAAAGAATCCTTCTTTCAGCTATTTCAACACTGTTACCAATCCGGCATTACCCAGTAATAAAATTAATGTGCTGAAATCATCGCGAAAGAATGAGAATATTCTTTGGGTTGGAACTCAGCAAAACGGAGTAGCTAAATTAACTTATCAGGACAATAAGGTTACAACAGAGTTTATATATGGCGGATCTGACAATAAGCATCTTTCTGATAATAATATTCGAACCATTTATGAAGATAGGGATGGATTTGTGTGGATTGGCACACAAAACGGGTTAAACTGTTATGATCCTAAGACCGCAGAAATTAAAAAGTATTTTCACTCTTTTCATGAGGCTAATGCCATCAATGATAATGTGATTAATGTCTTATATGAGGATCAAAGCGGTAATCTTTGGGTTGGGACTAATTCAGGATTAAATCGTAAGTATATTGATAGGTTACCTGATGGAACAGAGAAGGTTGCTTTTGAAAGCTATCCTCACGCGGCTGAAATTGGAAACAGCATTATCACCAATATTCTTGAAGATGAATCTGGTTTGCTGTGGATTAAACCTTATCGGGGCATTGTGAAGTTTAGTCCTCAAAGAGAACGGGTTATCAAGAGTTATATGACAAAGGAATACCTGACTTTGTCGGTGGAGACAAATGCAGGATTAAGAACTTCTGACGGGAAAATCTTTCTGGGAGAGGATGAAGGTTTTATCTATTTCTATCCAGATAGCCTCTTTAAAAACTCAATGGCACCAAAAGTTTGCATTACCGATTGCATAGTTTTAAATCAAAGTGTTCTTAATCATAAAAACAGGGAACGTATTCTGGGCGATACAATTGTAAATTCAGTACCTTTTTTAGACGATTTACATTTCTCTTATAAAGATCAGGTAATAACATTCATGTTTTCGGCCATGGATTATAAAGATCCAAAGCGAAATGTATATGCTTATTTTCTTGAAGGATACGATAATATTTGGAATGAAGTAGGTACCAGAAATTCAGCAACGTATACCAATATACCTCCGGGAGATTATATTTTTCATGTAAATGCGGCAAACAGCGACGGGCATTGGAGTGAAGAAGCCTATTCGATACGTTTTAGTATTACACCACCATGGTGGAAAACTATCTGGGCATTAATAGGATATGCTATTATTATTATCGCAACCCTTTATTTCTTTAAAGAATACTCATTAATTCAGGTCAGAGAGAAGAGTAGAATAAAACTGGAGTTGTTACAGAAAGAAAAGGAACAGCACTTGAACGAGTTGAAAACGTTGTTCTTTACTGATATTACCCATGAATTCAGAACACCTTTAACCTTGATTCAAGGTCCGGCAGAAGAATTGAAAAAGCTGGGCAAGGAATCTCCATATATGGTAAAACAAGCTGATCTGATACTTAAAAATACTAACCGTCTGTTGCGATTGATCAATCAGTTAATGGACTTTAGGAAAATAGATCGAGGCAAAATGGATTTGCAACTGCAGGTTTGCAATGTAAGTCAGTTAATGAAGGATCTATATGATTCGTACAAAGGAATGGCTGAAACCAGGGGAATTGATCTTGAATTAGAAATGACCCAGGACAAGTTAATGGCTTATGTCGATGGCGATAAACTTGAAAAAATCATGTACAACCTGGTTTCAAATGCGTTTAAGTATTCTGATGACAACGGAGAAATAACCATTAGAGCAGCCATTGAGAAAGATGAAGAAGATAAAGAGGTATTAGCAATAGAGGTGGAAGATGATGGTATAGGTATTGATGAAGAAAACAAAAAGCGAATCTTTGAACGCTTTTTCCAGACTCATCAGAAACGCACACATAGTACAGGTGGTATTGGTTTGTACTTATCCAAAACATTTGTTGAACAACATGGTGGAACCATTGATGTAGACAGTGACTATGGTCAGGGTAGTTGTTTCAGAGTTGTAATTCCAACCAGGGGTGATGAACTTATATCTCATATGTCAGACGATCCAATACCAACCAAAGCTGAATTTGACGTTGAGGTTAATGAGTTAGAAAATGTACCAGTTGTGATGCCTCACGAAAGCGGTAAAGTATTTGATGTTTTAATTGTGGAAGATGATTCGGATTTAAATGATTTCATAGTTTCAGGTTTATCAAACGAGTTCAATGTAGTAGGTGTGTTTAATGGAAATGAGGGATATGCGCAGGCTAAAGCACTAAACCCAGATATTATTGTTACGGATGTGATGATGCCGGGCATAGATGGATTTGAAATGTGTCGACAAATAAGAAGTGATATTTCTACCTCTCATATTCCGGTTATATTCTTAACAGCCAAGACAATGGCAGAGGATGAGATACGAGGATTGGAATTAGGAGCTATCGACTATATTCATAAACCATTCAATATTAATGCGCTACAGTTAAAGGTTCATAATATATTACAAGGTCGAAAGAAATTGCATGAGCATATTCGTAAAGAGCAGATCTTGGAACCTGAGAATATTGAATTAACATCACTGGATGAAAAGCTTCTGAAGGATGCAGTTGATGCAGTTAATAAATACCTGGATGATCCAACTTTTGATGTAGTAAAGTTTAGTGAAGTGATTGGTTTAAGTGCCAATCAGGCATATCGTAAGATTAAAGCACTAACCGGGCAAACAGTAAAAGAATTCATCCGTAATCAGCGACTGAAAACAGCGGCGTCATTGTTGTTGCAGAAAAAAAGGTCTATATCAGAAATTATTTATATGGTTGGATTCTCAAGTCCGTCATATTTTACCAGGTGTTTTAAAGAATTCTACAAGTGTACTCCAAAAGAATACATCGCTAATGATGGAAAGATAGATCAGGCTTAA